One window of Lagenorhynchus albirostris chromosome 16, mLagAlb1.1, whole genome shotgun sequence genomic DNA carries:
- the LOC132506943 gene encoding small integral membrane protein 30-like, protein MGNGGYRVSVWEDEKVLEVDGAFKNQSPQDLNIIISVSTQLFLVLFSLLLVLPVVEAVEAGDAIALLLGVVLSITGICACLGVYARKRNGRMRL, encoded by the exons ATGGGTAACggagggtacagagtttcagtttgggaagatgaaaaagttttagagGTGGATGGTG CCTTTAAGAACCAGTCACCTCAAGATCTCAACATCATAATCTCAGTTTCAACACAATTGTTCCTAGTtctcttttcattgcttttggtGCTGCCTGTTGTTGAAGCAGTAGAAGCCGGAGATGCAATCGCTCTCTTGCTCGGTGTGGTTCTCAGCATTACAGGCATTTGTGCTTGTTTGGGGGTGTATGCACGGAAGAGAAATGGACGGATGAGACTTTGA